From Penicillium psychrofluorescens genome assembly, chromosome: 1, one genomic window encodes:
- a CDS encoding uncharacterized protein (ID:PFLUO_001537-T1.cds;~source:funannotate), producing the protein MDVIAHTLDRCLEAAGMDAVDALRSFFVLAAATTISVSIPSSLRSRFLVYGPRAKTETTPPSRPSSGLLDYLATWRVPHSYFAQFYIASLLSSLFWAWQLLTKGTAFLEIASRVSPEHLAHSMSVHQVVVCWILVTLQGARRVWESYAFSKPSSSQMWVVHWILGLCFYLATAVAIWIEGSGQLLFHDISASHFNLTIAPTLRTFLCVPLFLVASGIQHDCHHYLSTLKTYAVPDEHPMFRGVVCPHYGAECLIYLSLALLAAPPGQLANKTMVACLGFVVVNLGITAKTTKQWYIQKFGAEVVQGWWLMIPFVY; encoded by the exons ATGGATGTTATTGCACACACCCTCGACCGCTGCCTCGAGGCGGCGGGCATGGATGCTGTGGATGCGCTGCgcagcttcttcgtcctcgcgGCGGCAACA ACCATCTCCGTCAGcatcccatcctccctccGCTCCCGCTTCCTCGTCTATGGCCCGCGCGCAAAGACAGAGACCACGCCCCCATCACGCCCTTCGTCCGGTCTCCTGGACTACCTCGCAACATGGCGCGTGCCGCACAGCTACTTTGCCCAATTCTACATCGCgtccctcctctcctccctaTTCTGGGCCTGGCAGCTTCTCACCAAGGGCACCGCATTCCTCGAAATCGCGTCGCGCGTGAGCCCGGAACACCTGGCGCACTCCATGTCCGTTCATCAGGTCGTGGTATGCTGGATCCTCGTCACCCTCCAGGGCGCACGACGGGTGTGGGAATCATACGCCTTCTCAAAGCCATCCTCGTCGCAGATGTGGGTGGTGCACTGGATCCTAGGGCTATGTTTCTACCTCGCAACCGCCGTAGCCATCTGGATCGAAGGGTCGGGCCAGCTGCTGTTCCACGACATCTCCGCATCCCACTTCAACCTCACCATCGCCCCGACCCTGCGTACGTTCCTCTGCGTCCCGCTCTTCCTTGTGGCTTCCGGCATCCAACATGATTGCCACCACTACCTCTCCACCTTGAAGACGTACGCCGTCCCCGATGAGCACCCCATGTTCCGCGGCGTGGTCTGCCCGCACTACGGCGCCGAATGCCTGATCTACCTCTCGCTGGCACTACTAGCTGCGCCGCCTGGTCAATTGGCTAACAAGACGATGGTGGCGTGTTTGGGTTTTGTGGTTGTCAATCTCGGCATCACGGCCAAAACGACGAAACAGTGGTATATCCAGAAATTCGGTGCGGAGGTCGTGCAGGGTTGGTGGCTTATGATTCCGTTCGTCTATTAA
- a CDS encoding uncharacterized protein (ID:PFLUO_001538-T1.cds;~source:funannotate), whose protein sequence is MEFNLEAARISVLPDDAFYIPDFITEEEEARLLQKISSAPLPRWTQLTHRRLQTWPSALTKSNTLLASPLPQWLVNPIIEPRLHSLGVFSDAPHRAPNHVLVNEYKPGQGIMPHEDGAAYYPLVATVSLGAGIVLDLYPKDLSERQQQNHNHDHNHTEATDHEPRKPQYRVLQERRSLLVTRGKIYTDFLHGIAETARDEHLGAETICNWDLLRDQQALRDGWFPRETRTSLTYRDVLKVAAVGNTMKFLGRGP, encoded by the exons ATGGAGTTCAATCTCGAGGCTGCGCGGATCTCCGTCCTGCCAGATGATGCATTCTACATCCCCGACTTTATAaccgaagaggaagaagcccgacTCCTCCAAAAG ATCTCATCCGCGCCCCTCCCCCGCTGGACCCAACTCACCCACCGCCGCCTACAAACCTGGCCGTCGGCGCTAACAAAATCAAACACCCTGCTCGCATCCCCGCTTCCGCAATGGCTCGTCAATCCTATCATTGAGCCGCGGCTGCATAGCCTGGGCGTCTTTAGTGATGCGCCGCATCGGGCCCCCAACCATGTCCTTGTTAATGAGTACAAACCCGGTCAGGGGATTATGCCGCATGAGGACGGGGCGGCGTATTATCCGCTCGTGGCGACGGTTAGTCTGGGGGCGGGGATTGTGTTGGATTTATATCCGAAGGACCTTTCAGaacgacaacaacaaaacCACAATCACGACCACAACCACACCGAGGCTACTGACCACGAACCCAGAAAACCACAGTATCGAGTCTTACAGGAACGACGAAGTCTACTCGTGACCCGCGGCAAGATCTACACGGATTTCCTACATGGGATCGCAGAGACGGCACGAGACGAACATCTGGGCGCGGAGACGATCTGCAATTGGGATCTACTGCGGGACCAGCAGGCCTTGCGGGATGGGTGGTTCCCGCGCGAGACACGGACGAGTCTGACGTATCGCGATGTGCTGAAGGTGGCTGCGGTGGGGAATACGATGAAGTTTCTGGGGAGGGGACCGTAA
- a CDS encoding uncharacterized protein (ID:PFLUO_001539-T1.cds;~source:funannotate): MAPKNNAKGGDKKAGKGKGKEASNDDAAKGKGGKGAGALKAGQSINVRHILCEKHSKKEEALEKLRNGVKFDEVAREFSEDKARQGGSLGWKTRGSLDPAFEKAAYELEPSSTGNPKYVEVKTGFGYHIIMIEGRK; this comes from the exons ATGGCACCCAAGAACAATGCCAAAGGTGGCGACAAGAAAGCCGGCAAGGGTAAGGGGAAAGAAGCCTCCAATGACGACGCagccaagggcaagggcggcaAAGGTGCCGGCGCGCTGAAAGCGGGCCAGTCGATCAACGTGCGACATATTCTG TGCGAGAAACAttccaagaaggaagaggcatTGGAGAAATTGCGCAATGGGGTCAAGTTTGACGAAGTGGCTAGAGAGTTTTCGGAGGACAAAGCCCGACAGG GCGGTTCGCTCGGATGGAAGACGCGCGGTAGTCTGGATCCTGCGTTTGAAAAAGCCGCGTACGAGCTGGAGCCCAGCTCGACGGGGAATCCCAAGTATGTCGAGGTGAAGACCGGGTTTGGGTATCATATCATTATGATCGAAGGGCGGAAGTga
- a CDS encoding uncharacterized protein (ID:PFLUO_001540-T1.cds;~source:funannotate), with translation MGRQKQQTPLQRAPSSQLTDMITNDSEVRKGNAITSPAANGNVSANAPAPLDTADSPGLMQLLICVLGIYAAFLSWGVLQEAITTTAYPIRPATAAEPEPPTERFTYSLVLNTIQSSFAATTGFAYLYLSTPKGQKIPSVFPTRRILFPLLLVSISSSLASPFGYASLAHIDYLTFILAKSCKLLPVMLLHLTIFRKRYPLYKYGVVLMVTLGVATFTLHHPGTSKKVAASAAKQNGSSMYGILLLSINLLLDGLTNTTQDHVFTSPKTYTRFTGPQMMVAQNVLSTVLTAAYLLLMPHISQSGLLHNLLPIPIPPSTETELFGALSFLSRHPEALKNVLGFATCGAIGQVFIFYTLSKFSSLLLVTVTVTRKMLTMLLSVFWFGHSLSGGQWLGIGLVFGGIGAEAVVQRQEKKAKERAKQSESVKKEL, from the exons aTGGGTCGGCAAAAGCAACAAACACCGCTTCAGCGAGCGCCTTCGTCGCAATTGACAGATATGATCACGAATGATTCCGAGGTCCGGAAGGGAAATGCAATAACTTCTCCCGCCGCCAACGGAAACGTATCCGCCAATGCGCCAGCACCACTAGACACCGCCGATAGCCCCGGGTTGATGCAGCTTCTGATCTGCGTTCTCGGTATATACGCTGCTTT CCTCTCATGGGGTGTGTTGCAGgaggccatcaccaccaccgcctaTCCCATCCGCCCAGCCACAGCGGCCGAGCCAGAGCCTCCAACGGAGCGATTCACCTACTCGCTCGTGCTGAACACGATCCAGTCCTCCTTCGCGGCAACTACTGGCTTCGCATACCTCTACCTATCCACACCCAAGGGCCAGAAAATTCCCTCTGTCTTCCCGACTCGGCGCATCCTCTTCCCTCTGCTCCTGGTCAgcatctcctcgtcgcttGCGTCGCCATTCGGCTACGCCAGTCTCGCGCACATCGACTACCTGACTTTTATTCTCGCCAAGTCCTGCAAATTGCTGCCTGTCATGCTTCTTCACCTGACTATCTTCCGGAAGAGATACCCACTGTACAAATACGGTGTTGTTCTCATGGTTACTCTGGGCGTTGCAACTTTCACGCTGCACCACCCGGGAACCAGCAAGAAGGTTGCCGCATCTGCTGCAAAGCAAAATGGTTCCTCCATGTACGGGATTCTGTTGTTGTCCATCAATCTCCTGCTAGATGGCCTCACCAACACAACCCAAGACCACGTCTTCACCTCGCCCAAGACGTACACGCGCTTCACTGGTCCGCAGATGATGGTTGCGCAGAACGTGCTCTCGACAGTCCTCACGGCGGCCTACCTCCTGCTCATGCCCCATATCTCCCAAAGCGGACTCTTACACAACCTGCTCCCCATCCCTATCCCGCCCTCCACCGAGACGGAGCTGTTCGGGGCTCTCTCGTTCCTCTCGCGCCACCCGGAAGCACTGAAGAATGTCCTCGGGTTCGCGACCTGCGGCGCCATCGGGCAGGTCTTTATTTTCTACACCTTGTCCAAGTTCTCGTCGCTGCTTCTCGTGACTGTCACCGTCACTCGCAAGATGTTGACCATGCTCCTCAGCGTGTTCTGGTTCGGCCATTCTCTGTCTGGCGGCCAGTGGCTGGGTATTGGGCTGGTGTTTGGCGGGATTggcgccgaggccgtggtGCAGAGACAGGAGAAAAAGGCGAAGGAACGGGCGAAGCAGAGTGAGAGTGTGAAGAAGGAGTTGTAG
- a CDS encoding uncharacterized protein (ID:PFLUO_001541-T1.cds;~source:funannotate) encodes MAPNPAPPEPSALTQLISSASASNHPIAATTLQILHNLQYQHLWTSLQTHDIPIPLKSTTDTPPMSLISGIPPHRVYTHPDEQLYMLEKGLRDDDLRPERLFVIPTAQGQSWSVHRIAAVFDSLPEIPSSDHTESSMADVDAETQAKLTEYYTKKEAARATREWGGKRILLAMVDKGMGGDGTVAYYVVHDGEVKPRQN; translated from the coding sequence ATGGCACCAAATCCAGCACCCCCCGAGCCCTCAGCGCTCACCCAGCTGATCTCCTCTGCCTCCGCATCCAACCATCCCATAGCCGCCACCACCCTCCAGATCCTACACAACCTCCAATACCAACACCTCTGGACATCTCTCCAAACCCACGACATCCCGATCCCTCTGAAGAGCACAACAGACACACCACCAATGTCCCTGATATCCGGCATCCCTCCACATCGCGTGTACACCCACCCAGACGAGCAGCTCTACATGCTCGAAAAGGGCCTGCGCGACGACGACCTCCGTCCCGAAAGACTATTCGTCATCCCCACTGCGCAGGGCCAGTCATGGAGCGTGCACCGCATTGCCGCGGTTTTCGACTCGCTTCCTGAGATTCCGAGCTCGGACCACACGGAATCATCGATGGCGGATGTTGATGCAGAGACGCAGGCTAAGCTCACGGAGTACTATACGAAGAAAGAAGCGGCGCGCGCAACGAGGGAAtggggtgggaagaggaTACTGCTTGCTATGGTGGATAAGGGTATGGGCGGGGACGGAACGGTGGCTTACTACGTGGTGCACGATGGTGAGGTCAAGCCTAGGCAGAATTGA
- a CDS encoding uncharacterized protein (ID:PFLUO_001542-T1.cds;~source:funannotate) — translation MSTQTNTPLPPQVGKLVSVVPVGLKEAALDSPTFRATTLHFCDQIEFIEKWLDGYARAATKLTSELTALESLVGSFLSYTTNPLIVSEAVVDHDYTLLAMRRSGEGSKDLWNGFVSVAKKTETAIAEPIRAFIHEDLRHFKETRRSLELAQKQYDYLQARYASQSKSKEPSSLREEAFQLHEARKAYLKTSMDFSVEAPQVRNALDRLLVRISFDQWRDFRQFHNSNGNAFSKWSSEMDRIKGWVHEMEGSERSSKRELLSTRKQIEEAAELVARPSRELEDYSISTVPYLGSRPLSSLNMTKEGKAEKQGWVNLRTLSGKPTRTSWVRRWAFLKHGIFGCLVQGARTGGVEESERIGVLLCSVRPALQEERRFCFQVKTKNNNIMLQTETQRELIEWIGAFEAAKQKALENPASTDLSITGKLTVQDPAFSISQPPAPEFAAEPHDSLTPDAHDETSSLERSSTLSVPDRDALAFRNSTDISTNRRLTGIEGEGSTREHAREHTARIIQKLDLHRKSNNAPPSPATGIASLISASHNALPYGNAGPFTAGEGEGIRSRGRSLTSREEPGWSLAPPTLANPPAPTSMSKAAVVVSNERGIGLGSADSTGGMPSGMMANLWGSSNWGFMNKFQRDYVQHINGDQDSASEGRPSSALSDSSKNTIAAQADNETTSTARQTPGPRHRQTVSLDGDASKLQRAAIGVQHEYPSYYPPPLRIQDAQFRLLFPNVKKDESLVLVFRATWSPNDQQEFPGRAYVTTQNIFFYSHHFGLVLTTSVSLDSVKEVTAASGRDCDFLYLHTIPPLGSDTSGRVTIKTFLESLRVLQKRLNFLVQNSIAAEPLTLEAVFKALIAMDSGSPTRHSSADSWEDASAGLADTKFDGKIAAQNDFRAPIYIDKDLDLDASRGRDLPKFRLPTQPVEYVPQGNLVLATEKVLDVSPKALFHILFGDKSAVWQLLLHEREARDITQWPWAATESRHLRRDFEYRIGTTGLFGGHQENIIADYQIIDVLNDHLCYVVTDKKTPWHLPFRRSFRLVSKVVITFQAKSKSKLAIYTNVEWLWSPYGLKSSINKRAIKDLEEDALDLVDLVSDQVRRLGAHSRTKKAITIFGHVGRQSQVSHFNRAGGNLKLESRKRHQRSMTQLLMGMFLSLLDSAVSSIVIWSFDVLRWSWKTVSAHKVIIVLLVTSVLMNGFYSSRDTWDWWHERHAGKFMARLGVQPDLVMSKAIYMRDIDEAVANTTIWPNLGSPSDCFSTFHEQTTRYAEMPLALSTADPRDAMARSTIKRFQQTRERLGTHRHNLLVALRVVNSIEREVIQNEWERWLRDEIRRCRQVEILLSGNDTDGDKAGRLAQAEHVFAEHANDVKQWYETYCSSCRKEHDQVEMNGRDNLLA, via the exons ATGTCGACTCAAACAAACACCCCACTGCCGCCCCAAGTCGGGAAGCTCGTGAGCGTGGT TCCGGTCGGCCTTAAAGAAGCGGCTCTTGATTCGCCTACCTTCCGCGCGACCACTCTTCACTTCTGCGACCAGATCGAGTTCATCGAGAAATGGCTGGACGGATATGCCCGAGCCGCCACCAAGCTCACCTCCGAGCTAACCGCTCTGGAGAGTCTGGTGGGCAGTTTCCTCTCCTACACGACAAACCCCCTCATCGTCTCCGAAGCCGTGGTCGATCATGACTACACGTTGCTGGCAATGAGGAGGTCCGGGGAGGGATCCAAAGATCTTTGGAATGGCTTCGTTAGCGTGGCAAAAAAGACGGAGACGGCGATTGCGGAACCCATTCGGGCTTTTATTCACGAGGACCTGCGGCACTTCAAGGAAACACGACGCTCCCTGGAGCTCGCCCAAAAGCAGTACGACTATTTGCAAGCTCGATACGCATCCCAGTCAAAGTCCAAAGAACCCTCCTCCCTGAGAGAAGAGGCCTTTCAGCTCCATGAAGCACGCAAAGCCTACCTGAAGACGTCTATGGATTTCTCCGTCGAAGCTCCTCAGGTGCGAAACGCGCTGGATCGACTATTGGTGCGGATATCGTTTGACCAGTGGCGAGACTTCAGACAGTTTCACAATAGCAACGGCAACGCATTCTCCAAATGGTCGTCCGAGATGGACCGCATCAAAGGGTGGGTCCATGAAATGGAGGGAAGTGAAAGGTCCTCCAAACGGGAGCTTCTCTCCACCAGAAAGCAGATCGAAGAGGCTGCGGAGCTGGTGGCACGACCGTCCCGGGAATTGGAGGATTACTCGATCTCTACTGTTCCCTACCTTGGATCTCGGCCTTTGTCGTCGCTCAATATGACCAAAGAAGGGAAAGCGGAAAAGCAAGGATGGGTTAATCTACGGACACTATCAGGGAAACCGACTCGGACTTCCTGGGTTCGACGATGGGCCTTCCTAAAACACGGGATCTTCGGGTGTCTTGTACAGGGTGCGCGCACGGGTGGTGTTGAAGAAAGCGAGCGGATCGGCGTGTTGCTTTGCAGCGTTCGACCAGCGCTTCAAGAGGAACGGCGCTTCTGCTTCCAAGTGAAGACCaaaaacaacaacatcatGCTCCAAACAGAAACGCAACGAGAGTTGATAGAGTGGATCGGGGCCTTTGAAGCGGCTAAGCAAAAAGCGTTGGAGAACCCAGCAAGCACCGACCTCTCGATCACTGGGAAACTTACCGTTCAAGACCCTGCCTTCTCAATCTCTCAACCCCCAGCCCCAGAATTCGCCGCGGAGCCGCACGATTCTCTCACCCCTGATGCACATGACGAAACGAGCTCCTTAGAACGCTCTAGTACGCTCTCCGTTCCGGACCGAGATGCGTTGGCGTTCAGAAATAGCACCGATATCAGCACGAACCGGAGGCTCACTGGGATTGAAGGGGAAGGCTCTACCAGGGAACATGCCCGGGAACACACGGCAAGAATTATCCAAAAACTGGATCTGCATCGCAAGTCGAACAATGCTCCACCATCGCCTGCCACTGGCATCGCCAGCCTCATTTCTGCCAGTCACAATGCTCTCCCTTACGGCAATGCTGGCCCATTCACtgcgggagaaggcgaagggATTCGGAGCCGCGGTCGCAGTTTGACTAGCCGTGAGGAACCTGGCTGGAGCCTCGCGCCTCCGACTTTGGCCAACCCACCTGCACCTACCAGCATGAGCAAAGCTGCGGTCGTTGTCAGCAACGAGAGAGGCATTGGACTGGGATCCGCTGATAGCACAGGTGGAATGCCCagtgggatgatggccaaCTTGTGGGGAAGCTCTAATTGGGGGTTTATGAACAAATTCCAACGAGACTACGTTCAGCATATCAATGGGGATCAAGATAGCGCATCCGAAGGACGGCCATCCTCCGCATTGAGTGACTCGTCCAAGAACACGATTGCTGCGCAGGCTGATAACGAAACAACATCGACCGCCCGACAGACACCTGGTCCACGCCACAGACAGACCGTGAgcctggatggcgatgcGTCTAAACTCCAGCGAGCCGCGATAGGGGTTCAACACGAATACCCTAGCTACTATCCCCCGCCGCTCAGAATTCAGGATGCCCAGTTCCGACTGCTGTTCCCCAATGTCAAGAAAGATGAATCATTGGTTCTGGTGTTCAGAGCGACTTGGAGCCCGAATGACCAGCAAGAATTCCCAGGACGAGCTTATGTTACAACCCAGAACATCTTTTTCTACAGCCACCACTTTGGTTTGGTCTTGACCACTAGTGTCTCTCTGGATAGCGTCAAAGAAGTCACCGCTGCCTCCGGGAGAGACTGTGACTTCCTTTACCTGCACACCATCCCACCTCTTGGAAGCGACACTTCCGGACGGGTAACGATCAAGACGTTCCTTGAGTCCCTCCGAGTTCTCCAAAAGCGTCTGAATTTCTTGGTTCAAAACTCCATAGCCGCTGAGCCCTTGACATTGGAGGCCGTCTTCAAAGCTTTGATTGCGATGGATTCCGGGTCTCCAACTCGACATTCCAGCGCAGATAGCTGGGAGGATGCCTCGGCCGGGCTTGCAGATACTAAATTCGATGGGAAGATTGCTGCCCAGAATGATTTCCGAGCTCCTATTTATATTGACAAGGATCTCGACTTGGATGCTAGCCGTGGGCGGGATCTGCCAAAGTTCAGACTTCCCACGCAGCCCGTGGAGTATGTCCCACAAGGAAATCTGGTTCTGGCAACGGAAAAGGTGCTTGATGTCAGTCCTAAGGCGCTGTTCCATATATTATTTGGTGACAAGAGTGCCGTTTGGCAACTTCTACTTCATGAGAGGGAAGCTCGCG ACATCACGCAATGGCCATGGGCCGCTACGGAATCGCGTCATCTCCGACGAGACTTTGAGTATCGGATTGGCACTACGGGCCTATTTG GAGGACACCAAGAAAATATCATTGCGGACTACCAAATCATCGATGTACTCAATGATCATCTTTGCTATGTGGTCACCGATAAGAAGACCCCTTGGCATCTTCCATTCCGACGCTCTTTCCGACTGGTCAGCAAAGTTGTCATTACTTTCCAGGCCAAGTCGAAGAGTAAGCTTGCCATTTACACAAACGTGGAATGGCTATGGTCGCCGTACGGTTTGAAGA GTTCCATCAACAAGAGGGCAATCAAGGATCTCGAAGAGGACGCCTTAGATCTGGTAGACTTGGTGAGTGACCAAGTGCGTCGACTCGGCGCACATAGTCGCACCAAAAAGGCCATTACCATCTTTGGCCATGTCGGACGCCAGAGCCAGGTCTCTCACTTCAACAGAGCGGGCGGAAACCTGAAGCTGGAATCGCGGAAGCGACATCAACGAAGCATGACACAGCTGCTTATGGGGATGTTCTTGTCCTTGCTGGACAGTGCCGTTTCGTCGATTGTGATTTGGTCATTCGACGTTCTCCGCTGGTCGTGGAAGACCGTGAGTGCGCACAAGGTCATTATCGTCCTGTTGGTCACCAGCGTGCTCATGAACGGATTCTACTCGTCTCGAGATACTTGGGATTGGTGGCACGAGAGACATGCCGGCAAATTCATGGCCCGGCTTGGAGTCCAACCAGACTTGGTCATGAGCAAGGCCATTTATATGAGAGATATCGACGAGGCCGTTGCAAATACAACCATCTGGCCCAACCTCGGCAGCCCCAGCGACTGCTTCTCCACATTTCATGAACAGACCACGCGATATGCCGAGATGCCTCTTGCCCTTAGTACCGCTGATCCCCGAGACGCGATGGCCCGGAGTACTATCAAACGCTTCCAGCAGACCCGCGAACGACTGGGCACGCACCGACACAATCTACTCGTGGCGCTGCGTGTCGTGAACAGCATCGAGCGAGAGGTCATCCAGAATGAGTGGGAGCGCTGGCTCCGCGACGAGATCCGCCGCTGTCGCCAAGTTGAGATCCTTCTCAGCGGCAACGATACCGATGGCGATAAAGCTGGCCGATTGGCCCAAGCCGAGCACGTCTTCGCCGAACATGCGAATGATGTAAAGCAGTGGTATGAAACGTACTGCTCGAGCTGTCGAAAGGAGCACGACCAAGTTGAGATGAATGGCCGTGATAACCTGCTCGCTTGA
- a CDS encoding uncharacterized protein (ID:PFLUO_001543-T1.cds;~source:funannotate), with protein MEPPSKKMRKLLDDDSSDSGDDAGGVLVGKQSPDSSFKVNEDYARRFEHNKKREEVQKLELKYGKASSLGKRRADDEASNSDDSSSEEEDDDAELATEAVDAEIMATLNAIRSKDPRVYDQNVTFYTQFDPEDANAETVKKEKSMTLHDYHRENLLSGTNPADEEDAPKTFAQEQADLKHALIKQMHAEDESEDEDMEDAEDNFLVRKSAPEKLPAPKREVNLDVKNADNDPETFLSNFMSSRAWLPAGRPELHPFDSEDDEEVDRAEKFEEAYNFRFEDPSKLNEKLLTHSRDATNKQSVRREEKSSRKKIRDAERQQKEEEKKQRDTEKNRLRKLKTEELQNKVKQIKAVAGLRASEFTDDDWARFLDDAWDDKKWESEMQKRFGEEYYAEDDGESGTEGKKQKHPKKPTWDDDIDIKDLVPDFEEEEPRPTLDSSDEGEDGEPSAKKSKAQERRDLKREARKDRMRVEEAVDRNLDLDITLLPGATKKNATQFRYRETSPQSFGLTARDILMADDTQLNQFAGLKKLAAFRDEEQKARDQRKLGKKARLRQWRKDTFGNEEGPTFKFGGDAPGPSAEQDDEEEAKVDIREGDGRRKKRKRSKK; from the exons ATGGAGCCTccgtcgaagaagatgcgcaaACTGCTGGATGACGATTCCTCTGACTCTGGAGATGATGCTGGGGGAGTCCTCGTTGGCAAGCAGTCGCCCGATTCCTCGTTCAAGGTCAATGAGGACTATGCCCGTCGATTCGAGCacaacaagaagagagaagaagtgCAGAAAC TGGAGTTAAAGTATGGCAAGGCATCCAGCCTGGGAAAGCGCCGagccgacgatgaggccTCAAACTCCGACGACTCTTCCTctgaggaagaggacgatgacgcGGAGCTGGCTACGGAAGCCGTTGACGcggagatcatggccacTCTAAATGCCATTCGCTCCAAGGACCCTCGGGTATACGACCAGAATGTCACGTTCTATACCCAGTTCGATCCTGAAGACGCCAACGCCGAAACtgtgaagaaagaaaaatcGATGACGCTGCACGATTATCATCGCGAGAATCTTCTGAGCGGTACCAACCCCGCCGATGAGGAAGATGCGCCGAAGACCTTTGCGCAGGAGCAAGCCGACCTTAAGCATGCCCTGATCAAGCAGATGCACGCGGAGGATGAGTCGGAAGATGAGGACATGGAGGACGCAGAAGACAATTTTCTGGTGCGCAAATCGGCACCCGAGAAGCTTCCAGCGCCCAAACGCGAGGTCAATCTGGACGTTAAAAATGCGGACAATGACCCGGAGACTTTCCTGTCCAACTTCATGTCCTCGCGAGCGTGGCTCCCTGCTGGAAGACCCGAGCTGCATCCGTTTGATTcggaagacgacgaggaagtGGACAGAGCCGAGAAGTTTGAAGAAGCGTACAACTTCCGTTTCGAAGACCCCAGCAAGCTCAATGAGAAACTACTCACCCATTCCCGTGACGCCACCAACAAGCAATCTGTTCGcagagaggagaagagctcGAGAAAGAAGATTCGTGATGCGGAGCGTCAacagaaagaagaagagaagaaacagcGTGATACTGAAAAGAACCGCCTTCGCAAACTCAAGACGGAGGAACTGCAGAACAAGGTCAAACAGATCAAGGCTGTCGCCGGTCTGCGGGCATCGGAGTTTACGGATGACGACTGGGCTCGTTTCTTGGACGATGCATGGGATGACAAGAAGTGGGAATCCGAGATGCAGAAGCGGTTTGGGGAAGAATACTacgccgaggacgatggtGAGAGTGGCACCGAGGGaaaaaagcagaagcacCCCAAGAAACCGACATGGGACGACGATATCGATATCAAAGATCTGGTCCCAGACtttgaggaagaagagccccGGCCTACTCTAGACTCGTCCGACGAAGGAGAGGATGGTGAGCCGtccgcgaagaagagcaaggcCCAGGAGAGGCGCGATCTGAAACGGGAAGCCCGCAAAGATCGGATGCGGGTCGAAGAGGCGGTGGACCGCAATCTGGACCTCGACATCACCTTGCTCCCCGGTGCcaccaagaagaacgccaCTCAATTCCGCTACCGTGAAACCTCACCCCAGAGTTTTGGCCTGACTGCGCGGGACATTCTCATGGCGGACGACACCCAGCTCAATCAGTTTGCGGGTTTGAAGAAACTCGCTGCCTTCCGAGATGAGGAACAGAAGGCACGCGACCAGAGGAAGCTGGGGAAGAAAGCCCGACTGCGTCAATGGCGCAAGGACACCTTTGGTAACGAGGAGGGGCCGACCTTCAAGTTTGGCGGTGATGCTCCGGGACCGTCGGCTGAGCaagacgatgaggaggaggccaaggtGGATATTCGGGAAGGCGATGggcggcggaagaagaggaagcggtcGAAGAAGTAG